Proteins from one Mixophyes fleayi isolate aMixFle1 chromosome 9, aMixFle1.hap1, whole genome shotgun sequence genomic window:
- the LOC142101432 gene encoding beta-1,4-galactosyltransferase galt-1-like — MAKYVDPFPDTMVRFPKDILLWMSLLLVVSFLLGFLYTKALNTHFPQYRPPCACCGSRLTTDTITPLGDNRTFIISPYFDNRVHNKSAVRILSIIHHKEVKELYCWFCCTVNKSVVVSKAEIDIHTDRFGFPYGTTDLVCMEPPDCHAKYLSIHTSPSGNMTQLPLFQIQNRDVKPFSANFTVCISTMFGNYSNVLQFIQTMEMYQILGAHRVMIYLNNCSSQVEKVMQYYIAEGVLEVIPWPIQRYLRPDHAWLYSANGKDIGYYGQLATLNDCIYRNMYRTKFVVLNDIDEIILPFKHQTWDSMVESLQQQNPRVGIFLFENHIFPQTVATDRNFSNISSWKSLPGFNILQYVHREPDRVDYFNARKMIVDARKVIQTSVHSVLKHIGGFTKVPVKTALVYHCRGSLQKKINKTSLIEDKTIWRYNASLIRNVNKVLSQIDL, encoded by the exons atggccaagtatg TTGATCCATTTCCTGATACAATGGTCAGATTCCCAAAGGATATCCTACTATGGATGTCATTATTACTGGTTGTCTCCTTTCTACTGGGATTTCTATATACCAAAGCTTTGAACACTCATTTTCCTCAATATAGACCACCGTGTGCCTGTTGTGGTAGTAGACTAACCACCGATACTATTACACCACTGGGAGATAACCGGACATTTATCATATCCCCGTATTTCGACAACAGAGTACACAATAAAAGTGCAGTTCGTATTCTCAGCATTATTCATCATAAAGAGGTGAAGGAACTATACTGTTGGTTTTGTTGCACCGTGAACAAATCTGTGGTGGTTTCCAAGGCTGAGATAGACATACACACTGATCGGTTTGGCTTCCCCTACGGCACAACGGACCTGGTGTGTATGGAGCCACCAGACTGCCACGCCAAGTACCTATCTATTCATACGTCTCCTTCAGGAAACATGACACAATTACCTCTGTTCCAGATACAAAATCGGGATGTGAAACCGTTTTCTGCCAACTTCACTGTCTGCATTTCCACCATGTTTGGGAATTACAGTAATGTCTTACAATTCATACAGACCATGGAGATGTACCAGATATTGGGGGCCCACCGGGTCATGATCTACCTTAATAACTGCAGCTCACAGGTGGAAAAAGTAATGCAGTACTACATCGCAGAGGGTGTTTTAGAGGTCATACCATGGCCAATTCAGCGGTATCTTAGACCAGACCATGCATGGCTCTATTCTGCTAACGGCAAGGATATTGGATATTATGGTCAATTAGCAACACTCAATGACTGCATCTATCGGAATATGTACAGGACCAAGTTTGTGGTATTGAATGATATTGATGAAATAATTTTGCCATTCAAACACCAAACATGGGACAGCATGGTGGAAAGTCTTCAACAACAGAACCCACGAGTCGGGATTTTTCTGTTTGAAAACCACATTTTCCCTCAAACCGTAGCCACTGATCGaaacttttccaacatttcatCATGGAAGAGTTTGCCAGGATTCAATATCCTGCAGTATGTTCACCGTGAACCAGACAGAGTGGACTATTTCAATGCTCGGAAAATGATTGTGGATGCTAGAAAGGTAATTCAAACTTCTGTACACTCAGTTTTGAAACATATTGGGGGTTTTACGAAAGTCCCAGTGAAGACCGCCCTGGTGTACCACTGCAGAGGATCTCTTCAGAAGAAGATAAATAAGACATCTTTGATTGAAGATAAAACTATTTGGAGATATAATGCTTCATTGATTAGAAACGTTAACAAGGTACTAAGCCAAATAGATTTATAG